CTGGTTGCCTCTACGCTTAATATTAGCAACGAAGATTTTAACTCCGGCAACTATGTCTTTGCAGGCGATAGTAGCAGCGCCATTATCAACCAAGGCAACATTCAAACCGCTGATGGTGGTTATGTTGCATTTATTGCCGCCAAAATCGAAAACATCGGCAATATCACGGCCAACAATGGCGAAGTATTGATGGGTGCTGGTGCAAAAGTGACCCTAGATATGGGCGGCCCAGTGAAGCTTGAAGTTGAGCAAGGCGCTATAGATTCACTGATTGCCAACGGCGGCGCGATTCAAGCCGATGGCGGCATGGTGTATTTGTCAGCAAAAGCCGCTGGCGACTTAGCCTCCAGTGTGATTAACCACACAGGCATTGTTGAGGCGAGCAGTTTAAGCAGTGTGGGCGGTGAAATTATTCTGGAAGGCGATAACATCAGCTTAGCCGCAGGCAGCGAACTCAATGCCACCGGTGCAACAGGGGGTGGAGACATATTAGTAGGCGGCGATTGGCAAGGCACAGGCGACATGCGCCAAGCGGTATCCGTTGATATGGCAGCAACGGCCAGCATTGATGCCAGCGCCACGCAATATGGCGACGGCGGTAAAGTGGTATTGTGGTCTGATGTTGCTAACGCTGAATCTGTAACCAGCGTTAGTGGCGACATCACAGCCAGTGCAGGTGCAGAAGGTGGTAATGGAGGCAAGGTTGAAACCTCTGGATATCTTCTAAAAACAAGTGGAGTAAGCCTTGATTTAACCGCCGAAAAAGGTAGCGGTGGTTTATGGTTATTAGACCCTACTAATATCACTATTTCTGGTTCGGCTACAACAGCAGGAGCAACACCCTTACCTAATTATGAATCAAATGTTGATAGTTCTAATGTTTTAAATTCTGACATCGTAAACCAGTTAAACTCAGGTACGAGTGTAACAATTCAAACAGGAAGTGGAGGCGCTCAAGCGGGAGATATTACCCTCGCTAGCGATATTGTTACCGGTAATATGGCCGGTGATGCAACGCTTACGTAGGCGCGGCTAGGACATAGTTTCTTCCAATAGCCCTAAAGTACTCTGTTAGGCCTTTAGTTATAAATGTCTTACCTGTTCCGGCGTAACCTTTTAATAGGAATACGCTTTCTTCCTTATTGCTGAGAAACGAATCGAGCTTATCAACCAATAAACTTTGTCCATCAGTTAAATTGTATTCAGAGAAAGCGTCGTGAAGTTTAATTAGCTCTCGAGTGTTTTCGGGTGCCAGGTCGAATGTTGATACAGCCCTTGATGATGCTTCCTTGAAATCGGCTAGTTTAACTTGGTCTAGTTCTTTTTTGAGTTCGAGTGCCTGGTTTTGAGCGATTTGTTCTGATTCTTCAAGTTTCAAGAGCTCTTCTTTTACTTTTTCTAATTGCTCTTCAAGCTCTTTGTTACTCTGGCTTAGCGCGTTTAGCCCTATATCAGGGTGGCAGGGTTCTATATATGCTGGGTAACTTTCATATGTTGATCCGCTATATGTTTTGAACATCCACTGACCGATCAAATATGCATCTCTCAGTAGTGCTAACGCATCATCTGAATGTACGCTTCGGCCATGTGCCGCTTTATTTCCTAACATCCGGATTGCGTGCAGCTTTTCCACAATATTTTCATCGATTACTTCGATGAAAATATTGGATTTTAGTTTTTCGAAGAACCCATCACTTCGCTCGCAAGGTAAATTTAGTTCTCTATAGAGGATCCCTACTAACTGTTCAGCAAAGCAACGTAATTTGATAATTGCAGTGTGAGGATCAGTATGTACATATTTCTCAGCGAAATTGGCATGTTCATATAGTTGAGGCCAGCGGTTTTTTAACAATTCAAAGTTCTTATTGGGCATGCTTAATTCCTTTTATTTCAACCGCTTCTTATCTTCGTGATTCTTCATATCAATTGGTTTTTTATTTTTTATTATCGCCGTTAAGCGTAAATTCAATAATGTCTTTATGTTTGATGCGACGATGGGTCCCAACTCGATGAAAGGGAATTTGACCGCTTTCAAGGAGCTTAATTAGAAATGGGCGTGAGACGTTAAGAACATCTGCAGCTTCTTGGGTTGTCAGTTCAGGTTGCTGTGGTATGACCTTGACTGAACTTCCATTGCTAATTTCATTTAACGCGTCTGCTAGAAGGCTAATAGCAATTGCGGGCAGTTGAATAATCTTCGGCTCTTCATCATTTCTTATAACCTTGATTGAGTAGCTGGATACATTGTCACTTATCAGCTTGCGCAATACCTGTTTCCCTTTGTGTGCTAATTCGATGTCGCTAGCAGAGGGAGGGGAATTGACGTTTTTATGTGTTGACATACTGGCTCCAATGACAAGGCAGAACTTGAGTAATCAATTTAAACGAAATAAACGAAATAAACAATATATTCGAATCGTACATTGATACTTTATAAACTAACTTGGTTCATTGTTATGCACTGATTAACAACAGAAACTAAAATCTTAGATGATCCACTTGTGGGTATCATAACAAAGTACATTTTGCTCCCCACATGCTGCCAGAACTCGGCCTCTTGGGCATATTTTTTTGCTTTTTGGATAGCGACGTTTTCTGGCAACTGAGTTTTAGTTAGCCCCGAACATAGCAGCTTTGAGCACAAAGCCTTCCAAGGATGCTTAGGTACACCGTCTGAAAGCCGTTCCACAAACCGTTCCAGTGCATGACGAGTCACCACGACAGGTCCAATGTTCGGAACGTTGATTACCTCATCGATTTCTCTCACGGTAGCATTATCGACGATGTATTCTTCGAAGGAATGTGAGAGCCAATCGTCCCGCTTCTCTACCGAGATCTGTGCTTCCTGGTATCGAGTGAGCAAGAACCTAGTCAGGCTGTAAAGTGAATGCTGAGTTGAGCGTTGTTTCTGTAACTTTTTGATGGCTCCTTTACTGACTCGGATTTGAAGCCCATTGCCGCTTCGGTTACTCCCCATCACCTCTTTCACTGACAATAGGTGGTGAATCGCATAGAGCTCAGCTGCAATTGGCTTTTGCTGCTCAGGTAGCTTGTCGTATTGCTCACCTAAATCGACCTTTAGCTCACCACCTCTTCGAAGGCCGGTCTTCCAGTAAACCGTAAACTCACCATCAATCTGCTTTGTTAACAGGGTTAATACCATCATGTTTGTTTCTCCTATTGGTTATCTTTTTTTCATTCTCCATGTTTTTTCAAATATGCAAGGCGCAAAAAAAGGGGCCGAAGCCCCTTGGATCAGATATGAACTTTCGGAAAGCCCATGGCTCCGTAAACATTCAGCACATCATTCCAATCCCAACTTTTCACGCCGAGTGACGTTGGTATCGGGGGGATCAGGACTTGTGTCAGAATGCCTTTTTGCCAGGCTTTTTTCTTGAGTTCATTCGCTGCATTCAGGCCGGTCTCAGAGAGATCGTGATCTGCCCAGATGTACAGCATTTTCACATTACTTGGTGGTTCAAACCTAGCCAGTAGGGTTGCATTCACAACCGACCAACATGTTTGTCCCGTTGCTCTGGTAACCGCTAAAGCTGTTTCGATGCCTTCAGAAACACCTAATACTTCACCAGGCTCACCAATCGGAATGGCACCGCCAGTGATTGTTCTGTCACTTGGTATGGGCATCATCTTTTTAGGCTTTTCAACCGGCGCTTTGAATCCATCTTCACTTAGGTAGATCCGATGAAACGTGGCCGAACGCCCTTGCTGAGTAACGATTTTACCTAGCAGCGCTGGGTAGCTATCGATAAACAGACCATCTTCATCATGGTAAGGCAAGTTTGGATGAAACCTCAGCACCGAATCCCATTCAGGACGTACCCGCGTAACAATGCCACGACGATGCAAGTAGTTCCAAACCGGTTGCGCACGAGTACCTGCAAGGGATAACGTTTCTCCCCAGGTTTGATTCAAGCGATGGATAATCGCTTTGTCCTCTTCCTGCTTTTTAGTCTTCCAGTCAACAGCGTTACTCGGTATTACCCGAGTTGGTACTTGTCCGGGTTGAATGCCTAGAACTTGACCGATTGCTTCAATAGACTGAGCAAAGTTCCATCCATTAATCCAAGACAACAGTTCAAAACCATCATGAAAGATACCGCAGGTGTTACAAACGCCACCTCCGGTATATTCAGCATCTTTGAACAGCCTAAAGCCATCACGACCGCCATGAACAGGACAAGCCACATGACGGCCTTTTCGAGCAATAGCGGCATCAAGTTCTGGCACCAATGCCGCCAAGACTTGAAGCCATTGGCCATTAAGATATGGCCTTACTGTTTCAATCTGTAAAGGTAACGCCATATAACCTCCTTAAGTAAAATGCCAACTCCTACCACTGGTGGTAAAAGTCAGCTTGGGTCCTGCATTAGCCGTTCGGTTAATACAGGATCGTTAGTCAAGCTGGATACCATGTCGTCTTAATAGCCACATGATGGAATCACGAAGCACATCAGGATCGACAACCGCAGCCATTGCGCAAACACGAAAGCAAAATGGCGCAATTTCGTCATTTTGAATCCACGACAACACATCCTTTCGCAATCGAGTACTGACACGACCGTCTAGCAATACACGGATCGCATCCAATAGAATGCCTTCGCGTAACTGCCAGATTTCCGCGTCAGACCAAGTGACTGGGGCATCATCAAACTCAAATAGAAATTCGAGCTGTGATGATGTGTGATGATGGGACTGCTTTTGTGATGTAGGAGAATGGGCAATACGCCCATTCATTAAAGATAACCGCGTTCGGCAAGCGAAACGCAGCCCTCGGATGCGACCACGACATGGTCAAGCGTTCGAATATCAACAAGTGACAAGGCGTCACGGAGTCGATGAGTAATGCGTTTATCAGCTTCACTTGGCTCAGGATCACCCGATGGATGGTTATGAACCAGTATCACTGCTGCCGCATTAAATTCTAGCGCTCGCTTTGTTACTTCCCTTGGATACACGCTCGCTGCATCTAAAGTGCCTTTGAACAGCTCTTCAAATCGAATAACGCGATGCTTTGTATCAAGAAACAGCACGCCAAAGACTTCGTGCTCATACTCGTGCATCAGTGTTTGCAGGTATGAGAACGCCGACGATGGCTGTTCAATTTTTCGACCTTTACTCAATCGACCACGGGCAAGCTTGAGCGCCATATCTAAGATATCCGCTTCAGTCACTTGCTCAGGAACGATATAAGTACCGGCTTCTTCGCCAGCTAAGAACTTTTTGTTTTTCATAGGAGTCTCCCCAAAAAAAAAGCGGAGACGAACCCATGCCCTGAAGGGGACGGAATCGTCCCCGCAGGGTGGTAAAATTGATGCGGTTACTGAATTAACAGTTGTTGTGTTACTTCGAATAACTCACGCTTCAGATCTTTGACGTCATTAATCACAATGCTTTGAGGAAAGAATTTCTCAACACTGCGTGTTTGAATCCCGATCCCCAGCAGCTCAAAGCCACTGCGTCTGCACCGGTCAACAATGTCATGCGTGGCAGCCCAATCATCTGGGTCACCATCCGTTAGCACTATCATTAGCTTTCGCTTCTGTTTTTGTGCTAACAAACTGTTTGCCGCAAACCACATCGCTTGTGCCATAGGCGTACAACCTCGTGGTTTTTGGTCAAAACAGGCGGCCCGATGTCGAACCGATTGCTTGGGCAATAACGCGATAGAAACTTCCTGATGAATACCAGGAAAATAACTGACCGCAGGTACAACACCCGGTATACCTTCCAATGCCATGGCCAAAGCCAAAGCGGCTTCATTGGCAACATGAAAGTACTTGCGATTACCTTCGCCAATGGGCTTACCCATTGAGCCCGATATATCGACAAGCAAGTGCACAGCAGCATTGGGCGCAATGCGAGGTTGCCTTTGAATAAACAATCTCGATTCACCTGCTTGTGAGGCGGCAAGACGATGGGTTGCAACTCGAAGACCGTGCCGTTTAGCATGATTCCGATTGTCCTGACTGGACTGAACCATGCCCCTAAGTCGGGCTCGAATTTGAGCCGACTCTGACGCCGATAAGGTCAAGATGGCCTCATCACCCAACATAGCTTGCTCTGCTTGGGGCAAACTGAGAGGTGTGACGCCCTGATGTCCTTCAGCTTGTTCCGACAACACTTCTGCCACTTGGGCAAAGGTATCGGGTTCAAACTGAGCGGCACTGGCCTCTAAGGCTTGTCGCAAATTGTCAGCTTGATCAGAGTTATCAGAATCACCCGTTTCAGCAGCATCCCCTGTTGCAGACAAACCTGTTTCCGGGGTTTGACTGTCACTACTGTTATTGCTGTCATTACTCGCATCTTGTCCAATGTCATTACCGCTATCAGCATCCGACTCATCCTGTGGTGGACGAGATTCTTCTTCCAACATGGCAACGATGGCATCGACAAGTTTTAGCACTTCACCTGTAGACGCCAGGCTAGGCACTGCTGTCAGCATGGCGCTTAACCGGCTCATCGCTGCGGCAGGAAAGAGTTGTCTCACTCTTTCATCGACTGCTTGATACAAAGGCGTCAGCGCTTTCTGGCCCAGAAAATGGCATCTCAAGCGAAACAACAACCAGGCTTGCAAGTTAGATGCAGGCTCAAGCTGTTCAGGTACACACATTTGCTGTGTGTCCACCATGTACTCAATCACTTGCGAAATACTGCGCCGGGTTCCGGGGTAGTCCTTTGCCAATTCGTTTTCAATGCGAACATCCTCAATAATATTGAGAAGTGCCTTACGGATCGGCTTGGTCGACGCCTTCTGCACCATGTCAAAATTGGTATGCCGAATATGCGCCGCTTCATGAGCCAGATAACCCCAAGCTATCTGTTGATAGTGTGGGTCGTCTGGGTTTGCTGTTGGGATCACAATCCGCTCACCATCTGTAAACGCATCTTGTCCTTGAATAAGCACCTTCAAACCAAACTTTTCGCCATAAGCGGCGGCAACGATTGGCAGTGCATTTTTTAATGGATGATTCATGGGAGTCTCCTAATCATTAGGGGGAATACTCCCTCAGCGGGAGCGTTTCCCCGCTGGGAATGTAAGTGTTTAAACCTGTGCTTTTAGCTTATCCAGGTCGTATTTTTGACCTAACCAAGACACCAATTGAGCTGGACTCTCGTGCTGCTCAAATGACGTTTTAAGCTGGTCTAAACTCAGGATGTCATCCAATGTCAGACCGTACTGGTCTTGTAACTGAGTAGACACCTCGTGTTGATATTGCAGCCAGGCCCGCTCAAAAGCGGTTTGCTGCAATGCCATGTTTGGAACAAACACCATGGCCGTTACCCAAACACCTTGCCCGTCCGCATCTGCGATCAGTACAGGGTTCTTGGGGATCACGACACTATGTGTTGAGTACGACCGTTGTACTAACGTTCGACAACACGCCACTTCTGGTATCGATTCACTTTCAACAGCATCAGTCACACCACGAAAATGCGGCTCAAGCTGCTTCAGTTGGCTGGGTTTATGGATGATTGATTGCATAAATTCCTCTTACATAGTTCAGAGGACATGCGCCCTTAAGGGCAACATGCCCTCAAGGACGTTAAAAATAAAATGAGTTTGGTACAGTCGAACCAAGGTTTGGTCTGACGGTTGGTTGGGGTATTGCACGCAAGTTATCTGCCTGAGCAGATACTGGCTGTGCAGGTTTAGGTTCAGGTTTGGGCATCAGTTGCCTGATATCCAATTGACCTTCCCCGTGCATTCTCATCTTGTCTGGATCAGACAAAATTAAAATGGTCGCCATCAGTTCGTGATAGAGATTGTCTGTCACAGGGCCGGTCTTCGGCAGACGAACAAATAAATTGTTCATCGCTTCAACCATCGGCTGAACTCGATGATCCAGGAAGGACAAACCATCCAACTTGTCTCTTAACCGTTTGAGAGGGTTAAGGGCTCGCTGACTGATTTGATTCTTACCTGCAACGGAACGCTCAAACAGTTCGTTGGCATCACGAGCTACCTCCCTAAAGAGGGTGTGCCCCATACCATTGACCTTGTCATCTAAGCCTCCAGCTTGTTCAGCCGGTTGCATTCGATAGATGGCATAATCGAACTGAAGCCGTTGTTCCACGTCTTCGATGGGTGACAGCGCACGCCGGATTGCATCTGCAAATTCCGGGTGTTTTGCAACCCAGTCAAAAGTCACCTGATCATAGTTGTCCAAGAACAACTGCTTGCACTGCGCAAACTCCTGACCGATTCGGTCAAGCTCTGGAACAATCTGATCAATTCGGTCTTCAGGGACGGCATAGCCACCTAAAAACCGCACACCGACTTGCTCACACAAGCGCTGCGCTTCTTTCTTAAGCCTTTCAAAGTTCGCCAATGCCTCTGGGTCGCAAATTTTTTTACTCCCTAAGCTGGCAACATCCTTCGGTGGAAGTTGGCTGCCATTGGCTAACCTGAAATCTTCAGGCCTTAGTTTTTTTCTACCGCTCCAGATGGAACAGTCGATGTGACAAATCAACAGTTTGTCGAGGGTTTGAATACTCATAGTGCATCCTCATGCGAGATGGGGACGCACCACTCCCAACAGGAGCAATGGCCCCCATTTGGGTGGTAGTAGTTGACGCGCTAATGGCAACATCACTATCAGAAATAGTAATTTTGCGAATCAGGCGACGATTGGTTGAGATCGATTTTCGCAGGCATTAAGTCCAGTGCTTCAGCTATCGGGCGAACCCGTTCTAAATCACTGCCTAATAACCTCAATACATCTTTTTCCAACTTAAGTTGGTCGGATACTTCTATCCCTTCAGGACTCGCTACTGTGAGCGAACACAGTGGAGGTAATTGACGCTTAAAGGCCAGTAACAGCAACAATGGCCACGGGCCATCATCAGTGTTAACAATGCCAGCGCCTTCACCTGACACCATGCTGATTTGATTGGTTCTAGGTAATCCGCTTTTGCAAAACCCTAATGACCATTCTCCAATCCTGACCTGGTTATCATCAATAACAGCCAAGCCATAGGCTTCAAGCAGCTTTGCCATATCGAACAACGCTTTTTGCGCCAGCGATATTTGGCCATTGACGTCCTTGCGAGTACGAAACTCCCAACTGACGTTATTGGCGCACGCGAGGCTATCAAGCGCATTTGAGAGTTCAAATGGCCGCCCTTGATGATCAATGCCGACTTGACCAACCAATCGATAACCCTTGTTGATTTTCTCATTGATTCGTCGGTCTGCTTCAGCGTTAGGATCAGTCGAATCAATCAATCGCTGCTGCGACAATTGACCAGCTTTTCCAAACCGAACTTCAATCTCCTGGGTATCCGATCCAACGTAAATGGCCCATTCTTTGGCTGTCCCATCAGAATGACTGTAACGGTAAAGAGCAAAGCACTTTTCCATCATCAATCCTCCCAGTGGTCACCGAAGACATCAGCGGCAATACGGTGAATGGCTTCTCGTTGCTCCAACTCAGCACGAGCCGTCAAAGACCGAGCCAGTGCATATTCCACTGCGTTAGGAGCGCCTTTAAAAGCAAGTGTTAGCTTTGCCCAGCGCACCAAGGTCCGAGTGGACATGGTGATACTAAGCTCAGCACCGCCATCCGCGCCCCCAATAAAAAGACGACGAATGTCACCAGCCACTTTCACCATTTTTTGGCGAAAGACTTCTGGTAAGCCCGGCGCAACGTTCTCCAGAATGGCTTCCTCTACAGAAGGCTCTGCATAGGTCGCTTCGATGATTCTAAAGCGATCAAGAAAAGCCAAATTCTGTTGAAGCACACCTTGATATAAGCCCGTTTGATCACCGCTGCCCGCACTGTTGCCGGTTGCGATAAAACGAAACTTGTTATGTGGCATGATGATCTCACCGCCATTTTGTGCGATGACCAACGGGGCACCTTCCAAAATGTCATTGAGCCCAGCCAGTTCAGCAGGCTCAGCAAGATCCATTTCATTAATGATCAGCAAATGGCCATGCTTTACAGCCAGTGCCAGCGGTCCAAACACAAAGGTCATGTTGCCATTAACCAGCGTGTGGTGACCGATAAGATCGGACAACTCCAATCGACCGTGCGCAGTAATTTGCTGAACAGGCCAATTCAATCGAGAAGCAACTTGGCAAATTAGCGAGGTCTTACCGCATCCAGTGGGGCCTGTAATATACAAACCGTCACCGTCTGGGTTAGACAAAAACGCCAATACGTCACGTAAATCTTCTTTTCTAAAAACATACTCGTCCTTGCAAACGGGAATGTTTGGATGAGTAGTGTCGGCACTAAATCCTTCCAGAACGAAAGCATCAGGAGCCGGGACATTAAACGCTTGATTCACTTGAACCAAAAATGGGGATTGTTCAGTCATGGTAAACCTCATCAGTTTTGACGAGGCCCCATGCCCCAACAGGGAATGAAGTCCCCGTCGGGTGGTGTGTTGATTGTGGTATGGCTGTGTATGTAAGAGTTCAGCTCGCTCTATCATTCGTACCCAGCATTGGCTACGAGTGAAACTGCTTTCTGATGCACTCGATGTAAGTGCATGAGAAAGGAGCCGAAATCGGCTCCAAGTGAACGTTAAAAGTAAAATGAGCTCGGCGAGTCACCTGGCAGAACCAAGATCTCTTGCTCAAGGCTGATTTTGATTGGTGTTTCAACGGGCTGCTCTGGCTTATTGGTGCTGATACGCAACCGCTCTTGTGGCGCTTTTCGGTAAGCAGCTAAAACCTGATCGTCCAGCTCGCCTAATTTATCGGTGGCCAATTGCTTATAGTCCACCGTACCCGCCATCATGTAGCGGCTGAGTTTGACCCCAGCATAATCGGCATGAGCGTAGTTACCCATCATAGCGACCAATTTCGACTGAGCGTCTCGCATTTCTTCTTTCAAAGATTTGATGTGATTTTCCAGTCGGACCACTTCGGCATGTGCTGAGCAATACTGGCGAGACAACGATGTCCAGCGGTATTGAGCTTCACCCTTGGGAACAAAACAATCTTGCTCTGGGCATTTTGACGGTTCTTTTTTGGTCTGTACTAACTCCCAAAACTGAAGCGCTGTTTCTTGCAATTCAGTTAAGAACAATGCGTCTCGTTGTATTTCAAACTCAATCAGTTGATCCTCAAAATAGAAAACCAACCAACCACGCGTGCTATTGGCGACCAGTATTTGATGCTGTACTTGCACCCAATACAACTGGTACGCCTCGCTTTGTTCTCGGTGAGCTTGCACATCCTCAAAAACTGACTGGCAAGGACATTTCAGTTCAACGGGTTCGCCCGCATCGTTGATGCCATCAAAGCTGGCTCGAAAGATTGCGTTATGATCGGCTTCTGCACATAACGGCAGAAGAAAGTCATTATGCGCATTCTCAAATGCTCGCCTTGCTTGAGGCTCCAACCTTATACCGCGAAGCACATTTGGATTATTCGACAGGTCTTCCGGTAATACGAATCCGGTTTTTTCTGCCCATAATCGCCAAGGTGTTTTGTAGGGTGAACGCCCCATAATAATTGGGGCTTCAGATGCCGTAACCCCTGCAATGCGCCACTGGTGCCATGCAGGAGTACGCTGTGATAGGTCGATAACCTTCATATTGCCTCCTTTGAGGGGAGACTCCCCCGAAGGAGAGAACTCCCCTTCAGGGTTAAGTGGTTACTTTGCAGCTTGTGCTAACGCTGTTTGGTGCTGAACAACACTTACTTGAACCGAATCAATTGCCGCTTTACCGGCTTGAATCGAACCTACGACAAGGGCAACAACCAATACCAAGCGAAAAAGTGAGGCTGATTTAGTCATGGAAGATCTCCAAAAAAAAAGACGAGACCTTCCCCCTGACGGGAGAATAATCCCGCCAGGGTTCGTAAAGTGAATGCGTGGCGCTAAGAAGCTAAAGGCTGTGTGAGCGCTTTGGCTGCTTGTTGCTGTGCATTAAATATTTCTTGTTTCGCAAACGTCAGTTCAACACCTTGAAAATGTTCATTGGCATATTCCAATGCACTATTCCAAGCGTTTGAAGCTTCCGCCCGCTCGATAAGCTTGTAAACAAGCCCTCGGGTTCGATCATCAACTTGCTCGGGTGGAATCACCGATGGCTCAACAACGTGTGTTGCTTGGCCTTCGATAATTCGCTCCGCTTCGTCTTGATCGAAAATTCCCACAAAGCCAAACGCAATGCGGGAACACTGGATCATGGATTTATGCCTTAGCATTCGCTTAGTGTGCGTCTGCCATGGACCATCCACACGGTAAGGGCCATTTTTGCCGTTACCTTCAAAAGGCGGTCGATAGACTTCATCCAGGTACTCAGTGATTTTGACTGGGTGCGAACGGTCGCGCCGATAGATAATGCATTCCATCCATTCCGGGCATTCTTTCGCGCCATCCAGTGAGACTTTGGTTTCTGAAGTCTTGAACTCCATGCCATCAAACTGGTCGTGTTGATTGATGATGCGAGACCATCCATCGACACCTACCACTGGAATAATTCCAGCTTGTTTATCAGGGAACGCAAAAATCTCTTTGGTGAAAGGGTTCAAGCCGTACTGATCTGCAACCACCAAGAGCGCCATCATCTGCTCATTGGTCGGTGCACTACCGTCACGTTGCTTGAATGCTGTTGCTTTTAGGGTATCGAACAACTTGTTTGGATCGACACTAAAGCGCTCAGCAAAGCGTTGGATTA
The genomic region above belongs to Methylophaga frappieri and contains:
- a CDS encoding AAA family ATPase — translated: MTEQSPFLVQVNQAFNVPAPDAFVLEGFSADTTHPNIPVCKDEYVFRKEDLRDVLAFLSNPDGDGLYITGPTGCGKTSLICQVASRLNWPVQQITAHGRLELSDLIGHHTLVNGNMTFVFGPLALAVKHGHLLIINEMDLAEPAELAGLNDILEGAPLVIAQNGGEIIMPHNKFRFIATGNSAGSGDQTGLYQGVLQQNLAFLDRFRIIEATYAEPSVEEAILENVAPGLPEVFRQKMVKVAGDIRRLFIGGADGGAELSITMSTRTLVRWAKLTLAFKGAPNAVEYALARSLTARAELEQREAIHRIAADVFGDHWED
- the radC gene encoding RadC family protein, encoding MKNKKFLAGEEAGTYIVPEQVTEADILDMALKLARGRLSKGRKIEQPSSAFSYLQTLMHEYEHEVFGVLFLDTKHRVIRFEELFKGTLDAASVYPREVTKRALEFNAAAVILVHNHPSGDPEPSEADKRITHRLRDALSLVDIRTLDHVVVASEGCVSLAERGYL
- a CDS encoding DUF4145 domain-containing protein codes for the protein MPNKNFELLKNRWPQLYEHANFAEKYVHTDPHTAIIKLRCFAEQLVGILYRELNLPCERSDGFFEKLKSNIFIEVIDENIVEKLHAIRMLGNKAAHGRSVHSDDALALLRDAYLIGQWMFKTYSGSTYESYPAYIEPCHPDIGLNALSQSNKELEEQLEKVKEELLKLEESEQIAQNQALELKKELDQVKLADFKEASSRAVSTFDLAPENTRELIKLHDAFSEYNLTDGQSLLVDKLDSFLSNKEESVFLLKGYAGTGKTFITKGLTEYFRAIGRNYVLAAPT
- a CDS encoding DUF3150 domain-containing protein, encoding MSIQTLDKLLICHIDCSIWSGRKKLRPEDFRLANGSQLPPKDVASLGSKKICDPEALANFERLKKEAQRLCEQVGVRFLGGYAVPEDRIDQIVPELDRIGQEFAQCKQLFLDNYDQVTFDWVAKHPEFADAIRRALSPIEDVEQRLQFDYAIYRMQPAEQAGGLDDKVNGMGHTLFREVARDANELFERSVAGKNQISQRALNPLKRLRDKLDGLSFLDHRVQPMVEAMNNLFVRLPKTGPVTDNLYHELMATILILSDPDKMRMHGEGQLDIRQLMPKPEPKPAQPVSAQADNLRAIPQPTVRPNLGSTVPNSFYF
- a CDS encoding filamentous hemagglutinin N-terminal domain-containing protein, giving the protein MNKIFRVFWNSSLQVWQAVGENSKGRKKCKVGASKASGRLIASGALTLLSANVFAADLPTNGVVVSGQVAIEQQANVMNVTQSSNKAAVNWQSFDVGKNNTVNFVQPSATSAILNRVIGSDVSSIQGAINANGQVFLINPNGILFTPSAQVNVGALVASTLNISNEDFNSGNYVFAGDSSSAIINQGNIQTADGGYVAFIAAKIENIGNITANNGEVLMGAGAKVTLDMGGPVKLEVEQGAIDSLIANGGAIQADGGMVYLSAKAAGDLASSVINHTGIVEASSLSSVGGEIILEGDNISLAAGSELNATGATGGGDILVGGDWQGTGDMRQAVSVDMAATASIDASATQYGDGGKVVLWSDVANAESVTSVSGDITASAGAEGGNGGKVETSGYLLKTSGVSLDLTAEKGSGGLWLLDPTNITISGSATTAGATPLPNYESNVDSSNVLNSDIVNQLNSGTSVTIQTGSGGAQAGDITLASDIVTGNMAGDATLT
- a CDS encoding DUF7146 domain-containing protein; the encoded protein is MALPLQIETVRPYLNGQWLQVLAALVPELDAAIARKGRHVACPVHGGRDGFRLFKDAEYTGGGVCNTCGIFHDGFELLSWINGWNFAQSIEAIGQVLGIQPGQVPTRVIPSNAVDWKTKKQEEDKAIIHRLNQTWGETLSLAGTRAQPVWNYLHRRGIVTRVRPEWDSVLRFHPNLPYHDEDGLFIDSYPALLGKIVTQQGRSATFHRIYLSEDGFKAPVEKPKKMMPIPSDRTITGGAIPIGEPGEVLGVSEGIETALAVTRATGQTCWSVVNATLLARFEPPSNVKMLYIWADHDLSETGLNAANELKKKAWQKGILTQVLIPPIPTSLGVKSWDWNDVLNVYGAMGFPKVHI
- a CDS encoding VWA domain-containing protein, translated to MNHPLKNALPIVAAAYGEKFGLKVLIQGQDAFTDGERIVIPTANPDDPHYQQIAWGYLAHEAAHIRHTNFDMVQKASTKPIRKALLNIIEDVRIENELAKDYPGTRRSISQVIEYMVDTQQMCVPEQLEPASNLQAWLLFRLRCHFLGQKALTPLYQAVDERVRQLFPAAAMSRLSAMLTAVPSLASTGEVLKLVDAIVAMLEEESRPPQDESDADSGNDIGQDASNDSNNSSDSQTPETGLSATGDAAETGDSDNSDQADNLRQALEASAAQFEPDTFAQVAEVLSEQAEGHQGVTPLSLPQAEQAMLGDEAILTLSASESAQIRARLRGMVQSSQDNRNHAKRHGLRVATHRLAASQAGESRLFIQRQPRIAPNAAVHLLVDISGSMGKPIGEGNRKYFHVANEAALALAMALEGIPGVVPAVSYFPGIHQEVSIALLPKQSVRHRAACFDQKPRGCTPMAQAMWFAANSLLAQKQKRKLMIVLTDGDPDDWAATHDIVDRCRRSGFELLGIGIQTRSVEKFFPQSIVINDVKDLKRELFEVTQQLLIQ
- a CDS encoding helix-turn-helix domain-containing protein, with the protein product MSTHKNVNSPPSASDIELAHKGKQVLRKLISDNVSSYSIKVIRNDEEPKIIQLPAIAISLLADALNEISNGSSVKVIPQQPELTTQEAADVLNVSRPFLIKLLESGQIPFHRVGTHRRIKHKDIIEFTLNGDNKK